From the genome of Atribacterota bacterium, one region includes:
- a CDS encoding UvrB/UvrC motif-containing protein yields MICQICKKNEATVTIVKLVGLYKTELHVCKECAQCLLGNTISSFSFSQYNMNEILDNLLDTFGKYEKAENLVKLSNEMNCPDCHMTYNEFIQSGKLGCSQCYEYFRKQLKPILGRLHGHLQHIGKAPLDTKERFHKLKRIKKFKNELQQAILREEYEEAAKLRDLIIKEEKTLKNGNNE; encoded by the coding sequence ATGATTTGTCAAATATGTAAAAAAAACGAAGCAACTGTAACTATTGTTAAATTAGTAGGATTATATAAAACAGAACTGCATGTTTGTAAAGAATGTGCTCAATGTCTTTTAGGTAATACAATTTCTTCTTTTTCCTTTTCTCAATATAATATGAATGAGATATTAGATAATCTTTTAGATACATTTGGAAAATATGAAAAAGCAGAAAATTTGGTTAAATTAAGTAATGAAATGAATTGTCCTGATTGCCATATGACTTATAATGAGTTTATACAATCAGGGAAACTTGGTTGCAGTCAATGTTATGAATATTTTAGGAAGCAATTAAAACCAATCTTAGGGAGACTACATGGTCATTTACAACATATCGGAAAAGCCCCTCTTGATACTAAGGAACGATTCCATAAATTAAAAAGAATAAAAAAATTTAAGAATGAGTTGCAGCAGGCCATCTTAAGGGAAGAATATGAAGAAGCAGCTAAACTAAGAGATTTGATTATTAAGGAAGAGAAGACTTTAAAAAATGGAAATAATGAGTAA
- the radA gene encoding DNA repair protein RadA, which produces MKNNKKYYRCEKCNFETSQWLGRCPNCGSWNTLLPQDFLESNISYIKILKKDLAKPINKLKFNSEENRYQTGIMEFDRVLGGGIVPGSLTLIGGEPGIGKSTLALQITPRLAEKVGKILYITAEESLRQISLRASRLSVNSNQIYLISENELEQIIAQIKYIKPKIAIVDSIQIINDKNIPSAPGSATQVKSCTSRLMEIAKRNNIALIIIGHVTKDGEIAGPKILEHIVDTVLYLEGERFQTYRLLRSIKNRFGTTNELGIFQMENNGLKEVLNPSKILLSSRSQPIPGTVTTITFEGSRPLAVEIEALTSPSYLNYPRRVTTGVDYNRVSLIIAVLENKLKIQLQNKDIYINTAGGIKISEPAIDLGIAVAILSSLKGLALPLDTIVFGELGLTGEVRTVGLCERRLSEAQKIGYKKSIMPFDNAKQMSSNFNNLEIKALQNIEEIISFLKK; this is translated from the coding sequence ATGAAGAATAATAAAAAATATTATCGTTGTGAGAAGTGTAATTTTGAAACCTCCCAGTGGTTAGGTCGTTGTCCTAATTGTGGATCATGGAATACACTTTTACCACAGGATTTTTTAGAGAGCAATATATCCTATATAAAAATTTTAAAAAAAGATCTTGCCAAGCCTATTAATAAATTAAAATTCAATTCAGAAGAAAATCGATACCAAACAGGTATTATGGAATTTGACCGTGTTTTAGGAGGTGGCATTGTACCTGGTTCACTCACTTTAATTGGAGGAGAACCAGGAATTGGAAAATCTACTTTAGCTTTACAGATTACTCCGCGATTAGCTGAAAAAGTTGGTAAAATTCTTTACATTACAGCAGAAGAATCATTAAGACAAATTTCTTTAAGAGCAAGTAGGTTATCAGTCAATTCAAACCAGATTTACCTAATATCTGAAAATGAACTGGAACAAATTATTGCTCAGATAAAATACATAAAACCAAAGATTGCGATTGTTGACTCTATACAGATTATTAATGATAAAAATATTCCCTCCGCTCCTGGAAGTGCGACTCAAGTAAAGAGCTGTACTTCCAGATTAATGGAAATAGCCAAAAGAAACAATATTGCATTAATTATTATAGGGCATGTCACAAAAGATGGTGAAATTGCCGGACCAAAAATACTCGAACACATAGTAGATACTGTATTGTATCTTGAAGGAGAAAGGTTCCAAACTTACAGACTTCTTAGGAGTATTAAAAATAGATTTGGAACTACTAACGAATTAGGAATATTTCAAATGGAAAATAATGGTTTGAAAGAAGTTCTGAATCCTTCAAAAATTCTTTTATCTTCACGATCCCAACCTATTCCAGGAACTGTAACTACTATTACTTTTGAAGGCAGCCGCCCATTAGCAGTAGAAATTGAGGCTCTAACCAGTCCTTCATATCTGAATTACCCTCGACGGGTAACAACAGGCGTTGATTATAATAGAGTATCATTAATCATTGCAGTACTAGAAAATAAATTAAAAATACAATTACAAAATAAAGATATCTACATTAACACCGCTGGTGGTATTAAGATAAGTGAACCAGCAATTGATTTAGGGATAGCTGTAGCAATTTTGAGCAGCTTGAAAGGTTTAGCTCTTCCTCTTGATACAATTGTTTTTGGAGAATTAGGTTTAACTGGAGAAGTTAGAACAGTGGGATTATGTGAAAGGAGACTTAGCGAAGCTCAAAAAATTGGATATAAAAAAAGTATAATGCCTTTTGATAATGCTAAACAAATGTCAAGTAATTTTAACAATTTAGAAATCAAAGCTTTACAGAATATAGAAGAAATAATATCCTTTCTAAAGAAATGA
- a CDS encoding TRAM domain-containing protein has product MSGLAKKIICLFFVLAGGIFGYELIPGIKVFTDLDLLTQYRWLIPIISFFIGIFFGFILFILSYKKISYLGKIIVAYFQRIPAQNILSGVIGLIIGLIIANLLAYSLSFIPFIGNYLPIILNVTLGLLGITLGLSKREESVNFYKKNIERFKKRERSSHYQLKILDTSVIIDGRIADICQTDFLEGELIIPRFVLNELQAIADSSEPLKRNRGRRGLDVLNKINKIHSNKIKIISRDYPELKTVDTKLIKLAKEIDAKVLTNDYNLNKLAQLENVTVLNINDLANALKSIILPGEELITQIIKEGKESGQGVAYLDDGTMIVVENGINNIGEKVKVTVTSILQTPAGRMIFGRIKERINKKNNEISYVKKTQSNYKKK; this is encoded by the coding sequence TTGTCAGGTTTAGCCAAAAAAATTATTTGTTTATTCTTTGTTTTGGCAGGAGGAATATTTGGTTATGAACTTATCCCTGGCATAAAGGTCTTTACTGACTTAGATTTATTAACTCAGTATAGATGGCTAATTCCTATTATATCATTTTTTATAGGTATTTTTTTTGGATTTATTTTGTTTATTCTTAGTTATAAAAAAATAAGTTATTTAGGGAAAATAATTGTAGCCTATTTTCAAAGAATACCTGCCCAAAACATACTTTCTGGCGTAATAGGTCTAATTATTGGACTAATTATTGCCAATTTGTTAGCATATTCCTTATCTTTCATTCCCTTTATTGGTAATTATTTACCTATCATACTTAACGTAACGTTAGGTTTATTGGGTATTACTCTTGGTTTAAGCAAAAGGGAAGAAAGTGTTAATTTTTACAAAAAAAATATTGAGAGATTTAAAAAAAGAGAAAGAAGTTCACATTATCAATTGAAGATATTGGATACCAGTGTAATTATTGATGGTAGAATTGCCGATATTTGTCAAACAGATTTTTTAGAAGGTGAACTAATTATACCTCGTTTTGTCCTAAATGAGCTACAAGCTATTGCTGATTCTTCCGAGCCTTTAAAAAGAAATAGGGGAAGACGTGGTTTGGATGTTTTAAATAAGATAAATAAAATACATAGTAATAAAATAAAAATCATTAGCCGTGACTACCCTGAATTAAAAACTGTTGATACTAAGTTAATAAAATTAGCAAAAGAAATTGATGCCAAGGTTTTAACTAATGATTATAACCTGAATAAATTGGCACAATTAGAGAATGTAACAGTATTAAATATTAATGACTTGGCTAATGCTTTAAAATCTATTATATTACCGGGTGAAGAATTAATAACTCAGATAATTAAAGAAGGAAAAGAATCTGGTCAGGGTGTTGCTTATTTAGATGATGGAACCATGATTGTGGTAGAGAATGGCATTAATAATATTGGTGAAAAAGTTAAAGTTACCGTAACAAGTATTTTACAAACCCCAGCAGGAAGAATGATATTTGGTAGAATAAAGGAAAGAATTAATAAAAAGAACAATGAAATAAGTTATGTAAAAAAGACACAATCTAATTATAAGAAGAAATAA
- a CDS encoding ATP-dependent Clp protease ATP-binding subunit — MFKRYTEKVRKVIMMAQEEAVNLNHNYIGTEHILVGLVKENEGIAGRILRELGVEAERVTEEIEKIVGRGKYQEVSEITFTPRAKKVLELASQEASRLGQNYIGTEHILLGLIKEGSGVATRILNEMGLDLENIYSQVMKVLMESDHPETASSGIRKESKVPTLDEFGRDLTDLAREEKLDPVVGRNNEIQRVIQILSRRKKNNPCLIGEAGVGKTAIVEGLAQKIANNDVPEILKNKRIISLDLALIVAGTKYRGEFEKRLKRIVKEVQNSNDIILFIDEFHTLVGAGAAEGAIDASNILKPALARGEIQAIGATTTDEYRKYIEKDKALERRFQPINVPEPTIEEAIQILRGLRDKYEAHHKLTITDQSLIAAVKLAARYVSGRFLPDKAIDVIDESASRVKLRNTVYPPDVKEVEEQLLKIRKEKDAAVRLQEFEKAAKLRDKERKYEEKYNEIKRDWETGKTKDKIEVTVEDVAEVVSSWSGVPVYSLKEEEAKKLIRMEEELHKRIIGQDDAIKAIARAVRRARAGMKDPKRPIGSFIFLGPTGVGKTELARSLAEFLFGDENAMISLDMSEYMEKFAVSRLVGAPPGYIGYEEGGQLTEKVRRRPYSVVLLDEIEKAHPDVFNILLQIFEDGRLTDAQGRVVDFKNTVIIMTSNVGATLIKKGASLGFRSSNEPEQMSYKDIKDSVMGELNKTFRPEFLNRIDEVIVFKSLTENEIRQIAELLLNEVRELLSEQKISFSVRKGAKDILVKEGYDPNFGARPLRRTIERLVENPISEKILSGEFKEGDNISIGAKKGKIVFEKKDIKNNQNNEEQFYSNYN, encoded by the coding sequence ATGTTTAAACGATACACTGAAAAAGTTAGAAAAGTGATTATGATGGCACAAGAAGAAGCGGTCAATCTTAATCATAATTATATAGGTACCGAACATATATTAGTTGGTTTAGTTAAAGAAAATGAAGGAATTGCTGGAAGAATCTTACGTGAATTAGGTGTTGAAGCAGAAAGAGTTACTGAAGAAATAGAAAAAATAGTAGGAAGAGGGAAATATCAAGAAGTAAGCGAAATTACTTTTACTCCAAGAGCAAAGAAGGTATTGGAATTAGCTTCTCAGGAAGCAAGTCGATTAGGTCAAAATTATATAGGAACTGAACATATACTTCTGGGATTAATCAAAGAAGGTAGTGGGGTTGCAACTAGAATCTTAAATGAAATGGGATTAGATTTAGAAAATATCTATTCACAGGTAATGAAAGTATTAATGGAAAGTGACCATCCAGAGACTGCTAGTAGTGGTATCAGAAAGGAAAGCAAAGTTCCAACATTAGATGAGTTTGGTAGAGATTTAACCGATCTAGCCAGAGAAGAAAAATTGGATCCTGTGGTAGGTAGGAATAATGAAATACAAAGGGTAATACAGATTTTAAGCCGAAGAAAAAAAAATAATCCCTGCTTAATTGGAGAAGCAGGTGTTGGAAAAACAGCTATTGTGGAGGGTTTAGCTCAAAAAATTGCCAATAACGATGTTCCAGAAATATTAAAAAATAAAAGAATAATCTCTCTTGATTTGGCTTTGATAGTTGCTGGTACAAAATATAGAGGTGAGTTTGAAAAACGTCTGAAAAGAATAGTTAAAGAAGTCCAAAATTCAAATGATATAATCTTATTTATTGACGAGTTTCATACCCTTGTTGGTGCAGGAGCTGCTGAAGGAGCTATTGATGCTTCAAATATATTAAAACCTGCATTGGCTCGCGGAGAGATACAAGCTATCGGTGCTACAACAACAGATGAATATAGGAAATATATTGAAAAAGATAAGGCACTAGAAAGACGTTTTCAGCCTATTAATGTTCCTGAACCAACTATTGAAGAAGCAATACAAATTCTCAGAGGATTAAGAGATAAATATGAAGCTCATCATAAATTAACCATAACTGATCAATCATTAATTGCTGCGGTAAAATTGGCTGCGAGATATGTTTCTGGTAGATTTTTGCCAGATAAAGCAATTGATGTAATTGATGAATCGGCATCGAGAGTTAAATTAAGAAATACAGTATATCCACCAGATGTTAAAGAAGTGGAAGAACAGTTGTTAAAGATTAGAAAAGAGAAAGATGCTGCTGTAAGGTTACAAGAATTTGAAAAAGCAGCTAAGTTAAGAGATAAAGAAAGAAAGTATGAAGAGAAGTATAATGAAATTAAAAGAGATTGGGAAACTGGAAAAACCAAAGATAAAATAGAGGTCACAGTGGAAGATGTAGCTGAAGTTGTTTCCAGCTGGAGTGGTGTTCCGGTATATTCCCTTAAGGAGGAAGAAGCGAAAAAGCTGATTAGGATGGAAGAGGAGTTGCATAAACGAATTATTGGACAAGATGATGCTATTAAGGCTATTGCCAGAGCTGTTAGAAGAGCCCGAGCTGGTATGAAAGATCCAAAGCGACCCATTGGTTCATTTATTTTCCTGGGACCAACAGGTGTCGGTAAAACTGAATTAGCAAGAAGTCTAGCTGAATTTTTATTTGGTGATGAAAATGCTATGATCAGTTTAGATATGTCCGAATATATGGAAAAATTTGCAGTTTCCAGGTTGGTTGGAGCACCTCCTGGTTATATTGGATATGAAGAAGGTGGTCAATTGACTGAAAAAGTAAGAAGACGTCCCTATTCTGTGGTATTGTTAGATGAAATCGAAAAAGCACATCCTGATGTTTTTAATATTTTATTGCAGATATTTGAGGATGGAAGATTAACCGACGCCCAGGGTAGAGTAGTTGACTTTAAGAATACTGTTATTATTATGACTTCTAATGTGGGAGCTACCTTAATTAAAAAGGGAGCTTCTTTAGGATTTAGAAGCTCTAATGAACCCGAACAGATGTCCTATAAAGATATTAAAGATAGTGTAATGGGAGAATTGAATAAAACATTCAGGCCGGAATTCCTTAATCGAATTGATGAAGTGATAGTTTTTAAAAGTCTTACAGAAAATGAAATAAGGCAGATTGCAGAATTACTGCTCAATGAAGTCAGAGAATTATTGTCAGAACAAAAAATAAGCTTTTCTGTCAGAAAAGGAGCAAAAGATATTTTAGTAAAAGAAGGATATGATCCTAACTTTGGTGCCAGACCATTAAGAAGGACTATTGAAAGGTTAGTAGAAAATCCAATTTCAGAAAAAATATTGTCAGGTGAGTTTAAAGAGGGAGACAATATTTCTATCGGAGCTAAGAAAGGGAAGATTGTTTTTGAAAAGAAAGATATCAAAAATAATCAGAATAACGAAGAACAATTCTATAGTAATTATAACTGA
- a CDS encoding metal-sensitive transcriptional regulator encodes MVREMEILEINKIKILHRLKKIEGQIRGIQNMIIDNRPCADILMQVSAVKSALNCINKLLLEEKAYSCFKYSDDISMYQSTIDEIIELVIKFIK; translated from the coding sequence ATGGTAAGAGAAATGGAAATTTTGGAAATAAATAAAATAAAGATTCTACATCGCCTAAAAAAAATAGAGGGACAGATTAGAGGAATTCAAAATATGATCATTGACAATAGACCTTGTGCTGATATTCTGATGCAAGTTTCTGCTGTTAAGTCTGCCTTAAATTGCATCAATAAATTGCTGTTGGAAGAGAAAGCATATTCTTGTTTTAAATATTCAGATGATATTTCTATGTACCAGAGTACAATAGATGAAATTATCGAACTTGTTATTAAATTTATCAAATAA
- a CDS encoding protein arginine kinase, protein MEIMSNKDAMLIRELRDTTPQWAKGDGPFNHIVLSTRIRLARNIRNIPFPFKATNNQLKQIMGQTENLIKNNKHFCDFKIIKIDDLANMDIQFLVEKRLISISLAQLNYPYRAFLYKPDEVISIMVNEEDHFRIQCLLPGFQLEKVWEIINCYDDQIMNEIEFAFNENEGFLTCCPTNIGTGLRASIMLHLPGLLTINKLNDLMTSLSKMGYAVRGFYGEGTDFQGNLFQLSNQITLGFSEEEIIEKLKKVSKQLIDAEEKAREEIMLHSRKRIEDQIMRAYGILTNARIIHIVEAIDLLSKIRLGIELGIMTNIGYDIINRLMLIIQPGYIQLLRNSKMNESEIDLVRAELVKEFIHY, encoded by the coding sequence ATGGAAATAATGAGTAATAAAGATGCAATGCTCATACGTGAATTACGAGATACCACCCCTCAATGGGCTAAAGGGGATGGTCCTTTTAATCATATTGTATTAAGTACCAGAATACGATTAGCTAGAAACATACGTAATATTCCATTTCCCTTTAAAGCAACTAATAATCAGTTAAAGCAGATAATGGGACAAACTGAAAATCTAATAAAAAACAATAAGCATTTTTGCGATTTTAAGATAATTAAAATTGATGATTTAGCTAATATGGATATCCAATTCTTGGTTGAAAAACGTCTAATTAGTATATCTTTAGCTCAGTTAAATTATCCCTATCGCGCTTTTCTTTATAAACCTGATGAGGTGATCAGCATCATGGTGAACGAAGAGGATCATTTTAGAATACAATGCTTGTTACCTGGTTTTCAATTAGAAAAGGTTTGGGAAATTATTAATTGTTATGATGACCAAATTATGAATGAAATTGAATTTGCTTTCAATGAGAATGAAGGTTTTTTGACCTGCTGTCCTACCAATATTGGCACTGGCTTAAGAGCTTCTATCATGTTACATTTACCGGGATTATTAACTATTAACAAATTGAATGATTTAATGACATCTCTTTCTAAGATGGGATACGCAGTGAGGGGATTTTACGGAGAAGGTACAGATTTTCAGGGTAATTTATTTCAGCTATCTAATCAGATAACCTTGGGCTTTAGTGAAGAAGAGATTATTGAAAAATTAAAAAAAGTAAGTAAGCAATTGATTGATGCAGAAGAGAAGGCACGAGAAGAAATAATGTTACACTCCAGAAAAAGAATAGAAGATCAAATTATGCGAGCTTATGGTATATTAACTAATGCCAGGATTATACATATTGTAGAAGCAATCGACCTGTTATCCAAAATTCGATTAGGTATTGAATTAGGTATTATGACTAATATTGGCTATGATATAATTAACAGGCTTATGTTAATTATACAGCCAGGATATATACAACTATTAAGGAATAGTAAAATGAATGAAAGTGAAATAGATTTAGTTAGAGCCGAGTTAGTAAAGGAGTTTATACATTATTAA